The following proteins are co-located in the Lagenorhynchus albirostris chromosome 2, mLagAlb1.1, whole genome shotgun sequence genome:
- the MUC1 gene encoding mucin-1 isoform X4, with the protein MTPDIQAPFFFLLLLFLTVSATTKSTSPQSLSDQSSASTSAAPTSPASGSTAPPTHGGTSPRATSGDSPPTTSPASGSAAPTSPASGSAAPPIPSGTSPRATSGDSPPTTSPASGSAAPTSPASGSAAPTSPASGSTAPTSPASTSAAPPIPSGTSPRATSGDSPPTTSPASGSAAPTSPASTSAAPTSPASTSAAPPIPSGTSPRATSGDSPPTTSPASGSAAPTSPASGSTAPTSPASTSAAPPIPSGTSPRATSGDSPPTTSPASGSAAPTSSASTSAAPTSPASGSTDPPIPSGTSPRATSGASPLTTSPASGSAAPTSPASGSAAPTSPASGSTAPPTHTGTSPRATSGNSPPTTSPASSSVVITAHEGTSSKITMTQASKGTPSSVPSSYTPTISASHITRTTASSTNQSIVPPYAPTSSSNKTSQQLPIRVSLFFLSFRITNLQFNSSLENPSTSYYQKLQRIISVLFVQTYKQEDFLGLSDIEFRPGSVVVKLTLVFREGTTAHDVERQFGQLAAAAVKCNLTISGVSVCDASFPSSAQSGSGVPGWGIALLVLVCVLVALAIIYLIALVVCQCRQKNDGQLDLFPIQDAYHPMSEYPTYHTHGRYVPPGSTKRSPFEEVSAGNGGSTLSYANLAATSANL; encoded by the exons ATGACACCGGACATCCAggcccctttcttcttcctgctgctgCTATTCCTTACAG TCTCTGCTACAACCAAAAGCACAAGTCCACAGTCTTTGAGTGACCAAAGCTCTGCCTCAACCTCTGCTgcccccaccagccctgcctcAGGCTCAACTGCCCCTCCGACCCACGGTGGTACCTCACCCCGGGCCACCAGTGGCGACTCACCTCCGACCACCAGCCCTGCCTCAGGCTCGGCTgcccccaccagccctgcctcagg CTCTGCTGCCCCTCCGATCCCCAGTGGTACCTCACCCCGGGCCACCAGTGGCGACTCACCTCCGACCACCAGCCCTGCCTCAGGCTCGGCTgcccccaccagccctgcctcaggctcggctgcccccaccagccctgcctcaggctcgactgcccccaccagccctgcctcAACCTCTGCTGCCCCTCCGATCCCCAGTGGTACCTCACCCCGGGCCACCAGTGGCGACTCACCTCCGACCACCAGCCCTGCCTCAGGCTCGGCTgcccccaccagccctgcctcAACTTCTGCTgcccccaccagccctgcctcAACCTCTGCTGCCCCTCCGATCCCCAGTGGTACCTCACCCCGGGCCACCAGTGGCGACTCACCTCCGACCACCAGCCCTGCCTCAGGCTCGGCTgcccccaccagccctgcctcaggctcgactgcccccaccagccctgcctcAACCTCTGCTGCCCCTCCGATCCCCAGTGGTACCTCACCCCGGGCCACCAGTGGCGACTCACCTCCGACCACCAGCCCTGCCTCAGGCTCGGCTGCCCCCACCAGCTCTGCCTCAACCTCTGCTgcccccaccagccctgcctcAGGCTCAACTGACCCTCCGATCCCCAGTGGTACCTCACCCCGGGCCACCAGTGGTGCCTCACCTCTGACCACCAgccctgcctcaggctctgctgcccccaccagccctgcctcaggctcggctgcccccaccagccctgcctcAGGCTCGACTGCCCCTCCGACCCACACTGGTACCTCACCCCGGGCCACCAGTGGCAACTCACCTCCGACCACCAGCCCTGCCTCAAGTTCAGTTGTCATTACAGCACATGAGGGCACCTCTTCCAAGATTACCATGACCCAAGCCAGCAAGGGCACTCCATCCTCAGTTCCCAGCTCTTATACTCCCACCATTTCTGCCAGCCACATTACCAGGACAACCGCCAGCAGCACTAACCAGAGCATAGTACCTCCCTATGCTCCCACCTCCTCCAGTAATAAGACTTCTCAGCAGTTGCCTATTAGGGTCTCCCTGTTCTTCCTGTCTTTTCGCATTACGAACCTCCAGTTTAACTCTTCCCTGGAAAATCCCAGCACCAGCTACTACCAGAAGCTGCAGAGAATCATTTCTGTATTG TTTGTGCAGACTTATAAACAAGAGGATTTTCTGGGCCTCTCAGATATCGAGTTCAG GCCAGGATCTGTGGTGGTAAAATTAACCTTGGTCTTCCGAGAGGGGACCACTGCCCACGACGTGGAGAGACAGTTTGGTCAGCTTGCAGCAGCAGCAGTCAAATGTAACCTGACCATCAGTGGAGTTAGTG tGTGTGATGCAtcatttccttcctctgcccAGTCTGGGTCTGGGGTGCCTGGCTGGGGCATTGCCCTTCTGGTACTGGTCTGTGTTCTGGTTGCCCTGGCCATCATTTATCTCATTGCCCTG GTTGTGTGTCAGTGCAGACAAAAGAACGACGGGCAGCTGGACCTCTTTCCAATCCAAGATGCCTACCATCCTATGAGCGAGTACCCCACCTACCACACCCATGGGCGCTATGTGCCCCCTGGCAGTACCAAACGGAGCCCCTTTGAGGAG GTTTCTGCAGGCAACGGTGGCAGCACTCTCTCTTACGCGAACCTGGCAGCCACTTCCGCCAACTTGTAG
- the MUC1 gene encoding mucin-1 isoform X5 — protein MTPDIQAPFFFLLLLFLTVSATTKSTSPQSLSDQSSASTSAAPTSPASGSTAPPTHGGTSPRATSGDSPPTTSPASGSAAPTSPASGSTAPTSPASGSTAPTSPASTSAAPPIPSGTSPRATSGDSPPTTSPASGSAAPTSPASGSAAPPIPSGTSPRATSGDSPPTTSPASGSAAPTSPASTSAAPTSPASTSAAPPIPSGTSPRATSGDSPPTTSPASGSAAPTSPASGSTAPTSPASTSAAPPIPSGTSPRATSGDSPPTTSPASGSAAPTSSASTSAAPTSPASGSTDPPIPSGTSPRATSGASPLTTSPASGSAAPTSPASGSAAPTSPASGSTAPPTHTGTSPRATSGNSPPTTSPASSSVVITAHEGTSSKITMTQASKGTPSSVPSSYTPTISASHITRTTASSTNQSIVPPYAPTSSSNKTSQQLPIRVSLFFLSFRITNLQFNSSLENPSTSYYQKLQRIISVLFVQTYKQEDFLGLSDIEFRPGSVVVKLTLVFREGTTAHDVERQFGQLAAAAVKCNLTISGVSVCDASFPSSAQSGSGVPGWGIALLVLVCVLVALAIIYLIALVVCQCRQKNDGQLDLFPIQDAYHPMSEYPTYHTHGRYVPPGSTKRSPFEEVSAGNGGSTLSYANLAATSANL, from the exons ATGACACCGGACATCCAggcccctttcttcttcctgctgctgCTATTCCTTACAG TCTCTGCTACAACCAAAAGCACAAGTCCACAGTCTTTGAGTGACCAAAGCTCTGCCTCAACCTCTGCTgcccccaccagccctgcctcAGGCTCAACTGCCCCTCCGACCCACGGTGGTACCTCACCCCGGGCCACCAGTGGCGACTCACCTCCGACCACCAGCCCTGCCTCAGGCTCGGCTgcccccaccagccctgcctcaggctcgactgcccccaccagccctgcctcaggctcgactgcccccaccagccctgcctcAACCTCTGCTGCCCCTCCGATCCCCAGTGGTACCTCACCCCGGGCCACCAGTGGCGACTCACCTCCGACCACCAGCCCTGCCTCAGGCTCGGCTgcccccaccagccctgcctcagg CTCTGCTGCCCCTCCGATCCCCAGTGGTACCTCACCCCGGGCCACCAGTGGCGACTCACCTCCGACCACCAGCCCTGCCTCAGGCTCGGCTgcccccaccagccctgcctcAACTTCTGCTgcccccaccagccctgcctcAACCTCTGCTGCCCCTCCGATCCCCAGTGGTACCTCACCCCGGGCCACCAGTGGCGACTCACCTCCGACCACCAGCCCTGCCTCAGGCTCGGCTgcccccaccagccctgcctcaggctcgactgcccccaccagccctgcctcAACCTCTGCTGCCCCTCCGATCCCCAGTGGTACCTCACCCCGGGCCACCAGTGGCGACTCACCTCCGACCACCAGCCCTGCCTCAGGCTCGGCTGCCCCCACCAGCTCTGCCTCAACCTCTGCTgcccccaccagccctgcctcAGGCTCAACTGACCCTCCGATCCCCAGTGGTACCTCACCCCGGGCCACCAGTGGTGCCTCACCTCTGACCACCAgccctgcctcaggctctgctgcccccaccagccctgcctcaggctcggctgcccccaccagccctgcctcAGGCTCGACTGCCCCTCCGACCCACACTGGTACCTCACCCCGGGCCACCAGTGGCAACTCACCTCCGACCACCAGCCCTGCCTCAAGTTCAGTTGTCATTACAGCACATGAGGGCACCTCTTCCAAGATTACCATGACCCAAGCCAGCAAGGGCACTCCATCCTCAGTTCCCAGCTCTTATACTCCCACCATTTCTGCCAGCCACATTACCAGGACAACCGCCAGCAGCACTAACCAGAGCATAGTACCTCCCTATGCTCCCACCTCCTCCAGTAATAAGACTTCTCAGCAGTTGCCTATTAGGGTCTCCCTGTTCTTCCTGTCTTTTCGCATTACGAACCTCCAGTTTAACTCTTCCCTGGAAAATCCCAGCACCAGCTACTACCAGAAGCTGCAGAGAATCATTTCTGTATTG TTTGTGCAGACTTATAAACAAGAGGATTTTCTGGGCCTCTCAGATATCGAGTTCAG GCCAGGATCTGTGGTGGTAAAATTAACCTTGGTCTTCCGAGAGGGGACCACTGCCCACGACGTGGAGAGACAGTTTGGTCAGCTTGCAGCAGCAGCAGTCAAATGTAACCTGACCATCAGTGGAGTTAGTG tGTGTGATGCAtcatttccttcctctgcccAGTCTGGGTCTGGGGTGCCTGGCTGGGGCATTGCCCTTCTGGTACTGGTCTGTGTTCTGGTTGCCCTGGCCATCATTTATCTCATTGCCCTG GTTGTGTGTCAGTGCAGACAAAAGAACGACGGGCAGCTGGACCTCTTTCCAATCCAAGATGCCTACCATCCTATGAGCGAGTACCCCACCTACCACACCCATGGGCGCTATGTGCCCCCTGGCAGTACCAAACGGAGCCCCTTTGAGGAG GTTTCTGCAGGCAACGGTGGCAGCACTCTCTCTTACGCGAACCTGGCAGCCACTTCCGCCAACTTGTAG
- the MUC1 gene encoding mucin-1 isoform X3, with amino-acid sequence MTPDIQAPFFFLLLLFLTVSATTKSTSPQSLSDQSSASTSAAPTSPASGSTAPPTHGGTSPRATSGDSPPTTSPASGSAAPTSPASGSTAPTSPASGSTAPTSPASTSAAPPIPSGTSPRATSGDSPPTTSPASGSAAPTSPASGSAAPTSPASGSTAPTSPASTSAAPPIPSGTSPRATSGDSPPTTSPASGSAAPTSPASTSAAPTSPASTSAAPPIPSGTSPRATSGDSPPTTSPASGSAAPTSPASGSTAPTSPASTSAAPPIPSGTSPRATSGDSPPTTSPASGSAAPTSPASGSTDPPIPSGTSPRATSGASPLTTSPASGSAAPTSPASGSAAPTSPASGSTAPPTHTGTSPRATSGNSPPTTSPASSSVVITAHEGTSSKITMTQASKGTPSSVPSSYTPTISASHITRTTASSTNQSIVPPYAPTSSSNKTSQQLPIRVSLFFLSFRITNLQFNSSLENPSTSYYQKLQRIISVLFVQTYKQEDFLGLSDIEFRPGSVVVKLTLVFREGTTAHDVERQFGQLAAAAVKCNLTISGVSVCDASFPSSAQSGSGVPGWGIALLVLVCVLVALAIIYLIALVVCQCRQKNDGQLDLFPIQDAYHPMSEYPTYHTHGRYVPPGSTKRSPFEEVSAGNGGSTLSYANLAATSANL; translated from the exons ATGACACCGGACATCCAggcccctttcttcttcctgctgctgCTATTCCTTACAG TCTCTGCTACAACCAAAAGCACAAGTCCACAGTCTTTGAGTGACCAAAGCTCTGCCTCAACCTCTGCTgcccccaccagccctgcctcAGGCTCAACTGCCCCTCCGACCCACGGTGGTACCTCACCCCGGGCCACCAGTGGCGACTCACCTCCGACCACCAGCCCTGCCTCAGGCTCGGCTgcccccaccagccctgcctcaggctcgactgcccccaccagccctgcctcaggctcgactgcccccaccagccctgcctcAACCTCTGCTGCCCCTCCGATCCCCAGTGGTACCTCACCCCGGGCCACCAGTGGCGACTCACCTCCGACCACCAGCCCTGCCTCAGGCTCGGCTgcccccaccagccctgcctcaggctcggctgcccccaccagccctgcctcaggctcgactgcccccaccagccctgcctcAACCTCTGCTGCCCCTCCGATCCCCAGTGGTACCTCACCCCGGGCCACCAGTGGCGACTCACCTCCGACCACCAGCCCTGCCTCAGGCTCGGCTgcccccaccagccctgcctcAACTTCTGCTgcccccaccagccctgcctcAACCTCTGCTGCCCCTCCGATCCCCAGTGGTACCTCACCCCGGGCCACCAGTGGCGACTCACCTCCGACCACCAGCCCTGCCTCAGGCTCGGCTgcccccaccagccctgcctcaggctcgactgcccccaccagccctgcctcAACCTCTGCTGCCCCTCCGATCCCCAGTGGTACCTCACCCCGGGCCACCAGTGGCGACTCACCTCCGACCACCAGCCCTGCCTCAGG CTCTGCTgcccccaccagccctgcctcAGGCTCAACTGACCCTCCGATCCCCAGTGGTACCTCACCCCGGGCCACCAGTGGTGCCTCACCTCTGACCACCAgccctgcctcaggctctgctgcccccaccagccctgcctcaggctcggctgcccccaccagccctgcctcAGGCTCGACTGCCCCTCCGACCCACACTGGTACCTCACCCCGGGCCACCAGTGGCAACTCACCTCCGACCACCAGCCCTGCCTCAAGTTCAGTTGTCATTACAGCACATGAGGGCACCTCTTCCAAGATTACCATGACCCAAGCCAGCAAGGGCACTCCATCCTCAGTTCCCAGCTCTTATACTCCCACCATTTCTGCCAGCCACATTACCAGGACAACCGCCAGCAGCACTAACCAGAGCATAGTACCTCCCTATGCTCCCACCTCCTCCAGTAATAAGACTTCTCAGCAGTTGCCTATTAGGGTCTCCCTGTTCTTCCTGTCTTTTCGCATTACGAACCTCCAGTTTAACTCTTCCCTGGAAAATCCCAGCACCAGCTACTACCAGAAGCTGCAGAGAATCATTTCTGTATTG TTTGTGCAGACTTATAAACAAGAGGATTTTCTGGGCCTCTCAGATATCGAGTTCAG GCCAGGATCTGTGGTGGTAAAATTAACCTTGGTCTTCCGAGAGGGGACCACTGCCCACGACGTGGAGAGACAGTTTGGTCAGCTTGCAGCAGCAGCAGTCAAATGTAACCTGACCATCAGTGGAGTTAGTG tGTGTGATGCAtcatttccttcctctgcccAGTCTGGGTCTGGGGTGCCTGGCTGGGGCATTGCCCTTCTGGTACTGGTCTGTGTTCTGGTTGCCCTGGCCATCATTTATCTCATTGCCCTG GTTGTGTGTCAGTGCAGACAAAAGAACGACGGGCAGCTGGACCTCTTTCCAATCCAAGATGCCTACCATCCTATGAGCGAGTACCCCACCTACCACACCCATGGGCGCTATGTGCCCCCTGGCAGTACCAAACGGAGCCCCTTTGAGGAG GTTTCTGCAGGCAACGGTGGCAGCACTCTCTCTTACGCGAACCTGGCAGCCACTTCCGCCAACTTGTAG
- the MUC1 gene encoding mucin-1 isoform X1, with product MTPDIQAPFFFLLLLFLTVSATTKSTSPQSLSDQSSASTSAAPTSPASGSTAPPTHGGTSPRATSGDSPPTTSPASGSAAPTSPASGSTAPTSPASGSTAPTSPASTSAAPPIPSGTSPRATSGDSPPTTSPASGSAAPTSPASGSAAPTSPASGSTAPTSPASTSAAPPIPSGTSPRATSGDSPPTTSPASGSAAPTSPASTSAAPTSPASTSAAPPIPSGTSPRATSGDSPPTTSPASGSAAPTSPASGSTAPTSPASTSAAPPIPSGTSPRATSGDSPPTTSPASGSAAPTSSASTSAAPTSPASGSTDPPIPSGTSPRATSGASPLTTSPASGSAAPTSPASGSAAPTSPASGSTAPPTHTGTSPRATSGNSPPTTSPASSSVVITAHEGTSSKITMTQASKGTPSSVPSSYTPTISASHITRTTASSTNQSIVPPYAPTSSSNKTSQQLPIRVSLFFLSFRITNLQFNSSLENPSTSYYQKLQRIISVLFVQTYKQEDFLGLSDIEFRPGSVVVKLTLVFREGTTAHDVERQFGQLAAAAVKCNLTISGVSVCDASFPSSAQSGSGVPGWGIALLVLVCVLVALAIIYLIALVVCQCRQKNDGQLDLFPIQDAYHPMSEYPTYHTHGRYVPPGSTKRSPFEEVSAGNGGSTLSYANLAATSANL from the exons ATGACACCGGACATCCAggcccctttcttcttcctgctgctgCTATTCCTTACAG TCTCTGCTACAACCAAAAGCACAAGTCCACAGTCTTTGAGTGACCAAAGCTCTGCCTCAACCTCTGCTgcccccaccagccctgcctcAGGCTCAACTGCCCCTCCGACCCACGGTGGTACCTCACCCCGGGCCACCAGTGGCGACTCACCTCCGACCACCAGCCCTGCCTCAGGCTCGGCTgcccccaccagccctgcctcaggctcgactgcccccaccagccctgcctcaggctcgactgcccccaccagccctgcctcAACCTCTGCTGCCCCTCCGATCCCCAGTGGTACCTCACCCCGGGCCACCAGTGGCGACTCACCTCCGACCACCAGCCCTGCCTCAGGCTCGGCTgcccccaccagccctgcctcaggctcggctgcccccaccagccctgcctcaggctcgactgcccccaccagccctgcctcAACCTCTGCTGCCCCTCCGATCCCCAGTGGTACCTCACCCCGGGCCACCAGTGGCGACTCACCTCCGACCACCAGCCCTGCCTCAGGCTCGGCTgcccccaccagccctgcctcAACTTCTGCTgcccccaccagccctgcctcAACCTCTGCTGCCCCTCCGATCCCCAGTGGTACCTCACCCCGGGCCACCAGTGGCGACTCACCTCCGACCACCAGCCCTGCCTCAGGCTCGGCTgcccccaccagccctgcctcaggctcgactgcccccaccagccctgcctcAACCTCTGCTGCCCCTCCGATCCCCAGTGGTACCTCACCCCGGGCCACCAGTGGCGACTCACCTCCGACCACCAGCCCTGCCTCAGGCTCGGCTGCCCCCACCAGCTCTGCCTCAACCTCTGCTgcccccaccagccctgcctcAGGCTCAACTGACCCTCCGATCCCCAGTGGTACCTCACCCCGGGCCACCAGTGGTGCCTCACCTCTGACCACCAgccctgcctcaggctctgctgcccccaccagccctgcctcaggctcggctgcccccaccagccctgcctcAGGCTCGACTGCCCCTCCGACCCACACTGGTACCTCACCCCGGGCCACCAGTGGCAACTCACCTCCGACCACCAGCCCTGCCTCAAGTTCAGTTGTCATTACAGCACATGAGGGCACCTCTTCCAAGATTACCATGACCCAAGCCAGCAAGGGCACTCCATCCTCAGTTCCCAGCTCTTATACTCCCACCATTTCTGCCAGCCACATTACCAGGACAACCGCCAGCAGCACTAACCAGAGCATAGTACCTCCCTATGCTCCCACCTCCTCCAGTAATAAGACTTCTCAGCAGTTGCCTATTAGGGTCTCCCTGTTCTTCCTGTCTTTTCGCATTACGAACCTCCAGTTTAACTCTTCCCTGGAAAATCCCAGCACCAGCTACTACCAGAAGCTGCAGAGAATCATTTCTGTATTG TTTGTGCAGACTTATAAACAAGAGGATTTTCTGGGCCTCTCAGATATCGAGTTCAG GCCAGGATCTGTGGTGGTAAAATTAACCTTGGTCTTCCGAGAGGGGACCACTGCCCACGACGTGGAGAGACAGTTTGGTCAGCTTGCAGCAGCAGCAGTCAAATGTAACCTGACCATCAGTGGAGTTAGTG tGTGTGATGCAtcatttccttcctctgcccAGTCTGGGTCTGGGGTGCCTGGCTGGGGCATTGCCCTTCTGGTACTGGTCTGTGTTCTGGTTGCCCTGGCCATCATTTATCTCATTGCCCTG GTTGTGTGTCAGTGCAGACAAAAGAACGACGGGCAGCTGGACCTCTTTCCAATCCAAGATGCCTACCATCCTATGAGCGAGTACCCCACCTACCACACCCATGGGCGCTATGTGCCCCCTGGCAGTACCAAACGGAGCCCCTTTGAGGAG GTTTCTGCAGGCAACGGTGGCAGCACTCTCTCTTACGCGAACCTGGCAGCCACTTCCGCCAACTTGTAG
- the MUC1 gene encoding mucin-1 isoform X2, giving the protein MTPDIQAPFFFLLLLFLTVSATTKSTSPQSLSDQSSASTSAAPTSPASGSTAPPTHGGTSPRATSGDSPPTTSPASGSAAPTSPASGSTAPTSPASGSTAPTSPASTSAAPPIPSGTSPRATSGDSPPTTSPASGSAAPTSPASGSAAPTSPASGSTAPTSPASTSAAPPIPSGTSPRATSGDSPPTTSPASGSAAPTSPASTSAAPTSPASTSAAPPIPSGTSPRATSGDSPPTTSPASGSAAPTSPASGSAAPPIPSGTSPRATSGDSPPTTSPASGSAAPTSSASTSAAPTSPASGSTDPPIPSGTSPRATSGASPLTTSPASGSAAPTSPASGSAAPTSPASGSTAPPTHTGTSPRATSGNSPPTTSPASSSVVITAHEGTSSKITMTQASKGTPSSVPSSYTPTISASHITRTTASSTNQSIVPPYAPTSSSNKTSQQLPIRVSLFFLSFRITNLQFNSSLENPSTSYYQKLQRIISVLFVQTYKQEDFLGLSDIEFRPGSVVVKLTLVFREGTTAHDVERQFGQLAAAAVKCNLTISGVSVCDASFPSSAQSGSGVPGWGIALLVLVCVLVALAIIYLIALVVCQCRQKNDGQLDLFPIQDAYHPMSEYPTYHTHGRYVPPGSTKRSPFEEVSAGNGGSTLSYANLAATSANL; this is encoded by the exons ATGACACCGGACATCCAggcccctttcttcttcctgctgctgCTATTCCTTACAG TCTCTGCTACAACCAAAAGCACAAGTCCACAGTCTTTGAGTGACCAAAGCTCTGCCTCAACCTCTGCTgcccccaccagccctgcctcAGGCTCAACTGCCCCTCCGACCCACGGTGGTACCTCACCCCGGGCCACCAGTGGCGACTCACCTCCGACCACCAGCCCTGCCTCAGGCTCGGCTgcccccaccagccctgcctcaggctcgactgcccccaccagccctgcctcaggctcgactgcccccaccagccctgcctcAACCTCTGCTGCCCCTCCGATCCCCAGTGGTACCTCACCCCGGGCCACCAGTGGCGACTCACCTCCGACCACCAGCCCTGCCTCAGGCTCGGCTgcccccaccagccctgcctcaggctcggctgcccccaccagccctgcctcaggctcgactgcccccaccagccctgcctcAACCTCTGCTGCCCCTCCGATCCCCAGTGGTACCTCACCCCGGGCCACCAGTGGCGACTCACCTCCGACCACCAGCCCTGCCTCAGGCTCGGCTgcccccaccagccctgcctcAACTTCTGCTgcccccaccagccctgcctcAACCTCTGCTGCCCCTCCGATCCCCAGTGGTACCTCACCCCGGGCCACCAGTGGCGACTCACCTCCGACCACCAGCCCTGCCTCAGGCTCGGCTgcccccaccagccctgcctcagg CTCTGCTGCCCCTCCGATCCCCAGTGGTACCTCACCCCGGGCCACCAGTGGCGACTCACCTCCGACCACCAGCCCTGCCTCAGGCTCGGCTGCCCCCACCAGCTCTGCCTCAACCTCTGCTgcccccaccagccctgcctcAGGCTCAACTGACCCTCCGATCCCCAGTGGTACCTCACCCCGGGCCACCAGTGGTGCCTCACCTCTGACCACCAgccctgcctcaggctctgctgcccccaccagccctgcctcaggctcggctgcccccaccagccctgcctcAGGCTCGACTGCCCCTCCGACCCACACTGGTACCTCACCCCGGGCCACCAGTGGCAACTCACCTCCGACCACCAGCCCTGCCTCAAGTTCAGTTGTCATTACAGCACATGAGGGCACCTCTTCCAAGATTACCATGACCCAAGCCAGCAAGGGCACTCCATCCTCAGTTCCCAGCTCTTATACTCCCACCATTTCTGCCAGCCACATTACCAGGACAACCGCCAGCAGCACTAACCAGAGCATAGTACCTCCCTATGCTCCCACCTCCTCCAGTAATAAGACTTCTCAGCAGTTGCCTATTAGGGTCTCCCTGTTCTTCCTGTCTTTTCGCATTACGAACCTCCAGTTTAACTCTTCCCTGGAAAATCCCAGCACCAGCTACTACCAGAAGCTGCAGAGAATCATTTCTGTATTG TTTGTGCAGACTTATAAACAAGAGGATTTTCTGGGCCTCTCAGATATCGAGTTCAG GCCAGGATCTGTGGTGGTAAAATTAACCTTGGTCTTCCGAGAGGGGACCACTGCCCACGACGTGGAGAGACAGTTTGGTCAGCTTGCAGCAGCAGCAGTCAAATGTAACCTGACCATCAGTGGAGTTAGTG tGTGTGATGCAtcatttccttcctctgcccAGTCTGGGTCTGGGGTGCCTGGCTGGGGCATTGCCCTTCTGGTACTGGTCTGTGTTCTGGTTGCCCTGGCCATCATTTATCTCATTGCCCTG GTTGTGTGTCAGTGCAGACAAAAGAACGACGGGCAGCTGGACCTCTTTCCAATCCAAGATGCCTACCATCCTATGAGCGAGTACCCCACCTACCACACCCATGGGCGCTATGTGCCCCCTGGCAGTACCAAACGGAGCCCCTTTGAGGAG GTTTCTGCAGGCAACGGTGGCAGCACTCTCTCTTACGCGAACCTGGCAGCCACTTCCGCCAACTTGTAG